The nucleotide sequence GCGTCGGACGTGGAGTTGGTCGTCACGGTCATCAGGCCTTGGCCCCCAGTTCCTGCGAGAACAGCGTCGAGGCGGCCGGGTCGAACGGGCAGCCGCCGTGCTCGAAGTGCGCGATGTACTCGTCGCGGAAGTGCTGGATGGACGAGATCACCGGCGCCACCCCGCCGTCGGCGAGCGCACAGAACGAGCGGCCAGCGATGTTATCGCTCATGTCCAGCAGCTTGTCCAGGTCGGCCTCGGTGCCGTCGCCCTTCTCCAGCCGCTCGAGGATCTGCACCATCCACCAGAAGCCCTCGCGGCAGGGCGTGCACTTGCCGCAGGACTCGTGCTTGTAGAACTCGATCCACCGTTCGGTGGCGCGCACGACGCAGGTGGTGTCGTCGAAGATCTGCAGCGCCCGGGTGCCGAGCAGCGAGCCGGCCCCCGTCATGCCCTCGAAGTCGAGCGGGACGTCGAGGTGCTCGGCCGTCAGCAGCGGCGTCGACGAGCCGCCCGGCGTCCAGAACTTCAGCTCGTGACCGGCCCGCATGCCGCCGGCGAGGTCGAGCAGCTCGCGCAGCGTGATGCCCAGCGGCGCCTCGTACTGGCCGGGGTTCGTGACGTGGCCGGACAGCGAGAAGATGCCGTAGCCGGGCGACTTCTCGGTGCCCATGCCGCGGAACCACTCCGCGCCGCCGGCGACGATCGACGGCACCGACGCGATGGTCTCGACGTTGTTGATCACGGTCGGCGACGCGTAGAGGCCGGCGACGGCCGGGAACGGCGGCTTGAGCCGGGGCTGGCCGCGGCGGCCCTCCAGCGAGTCCAGCAGCGCGGTCTCCTCGCCGCAGATGTACGCGCCGGCGCCGGCGTGCACCACGATGTCGAGGTCGAACCCGGAGCCCAGGATGTCCTGACCCAGGTAGCCGGCCTCGTACGCCTCGGCGACCGCGTTCAGCACCCGGCGGAAGACGTGCAGCACCTCGCCGCGCACGTAGATGAACGCGTGCTTGGCGCCGATGGCGTAGGACGTGATGATGACGCCCTCGACCAGCACATGCGGGTCGGCCAGCATCAGCGGGATGTCCTTGCAGGTGCCCGGCTCGGACTCGTCCGCGTTCACCACGAGGTACGTCGGCTTGGGCGAGTCCTTCGGGATGAAGCTCCACTTCATCCCGGTCGGGAAGCCGGCGCCGCCGCGGCCGCGCAGGCCGGAGTCCTTGACGATCTCGACGAGATCCTCGGGCTTGCGCTGCAGCGCGCGGCGCAGCGCCTTGTAGCCGTCGGCCTTCTCGTAGTTGCGCCGGGTGAAGGCGTCGGACTGGTCCCAGCGGGCGGTCAGGACCGGGGTGAGCACGTTGTCACTCACTTCTTGCTACCTCCCAGCTCGCGCTGACCGCCCTCGGGCGCCGTCCAGCCGTTCTCGTGCGCCAGCTCCAGCCCCACGACCGAGGCCGGGCCGGCGGCGACGCCCTCGGTGGCGAGGCCGTCGGGGAACCCGGCCAGCACGCGCTCGGCCTGCTTCCAGGTGCAGATGCGCGGGCCACGGGTGGAGTGGACCTCCTCGCCGCCGCGCAGGCGGTCGACCAGGTCGCGCGCGGACTGCGGCGTCTGGTTGTCCATGAACTCCCAGTTGACCATCATGACCGGCGCGTAGTCGCAGGCCGCGTTGCACTCGACCCGCTCGAGCGAGACCTTGCCGTCGTCGGTGGTCTCGTCGTGCCCGACGCCGAGGTACTCGGACAGGTCGGCCCAGATCGCGTCGCCGCCCATGACCGCGCACAGCGTGTTCGTGCAGACGCCGACGTGGTAGTCGCCGACGGGGCGGCGCTTGTACATGGTGTAGAACGTCGCGACCGCCGCCACCTCGGCCTCGGTGATGTCGAGGACCTCGGCGCACAGCTCGATGCCTTCAGGGCTGACGTACCCCTGGTGCGCCTGCACGAGGTGCAGCATCGGCAGCAGCGCCGAGCGCGGCTCCGGGTAGCGGGCGATGATCTCTGCCATCTCCGCCCGGACGGTGTCGTCCAGCGGGGCGGGGCCGGCCTGTGTCTCGTTCACGTCGGTCATCGGTCACATCCACCCATCACCGGGTCGAGGCTCGCGACGGCCACGATGACGTCGGCCACCATGGAACCCTCGCACATCGCCGGCACCGCCTGCAGGTTGTTGAAGGACGGGTCGCGGAAGTGCACCCGCCAGGGCCGGGTGCCGCCGTCGGACACCACGTGCGCGCCGAGCTCGCCGCGCGGACTCTCGATCGGCAGGTACACCTCGCCGGCCGGGACCCGGAAGCCCTCGGTGACCAGCTTGAAGTGGTGGATCAGCGCCTCCATCGACTCACCCATGATGTGCCGGATGTGGTCGAGGGAGTTGCCCATGCCGTCGCTGCCGATGGCCAGCTGGGCCGGCCAGGCGATCTTCTTGTCGCCGACCATGACCGGACCCGGCTCGAGCCGGTCCAGGCACTGCTCGACGATCTTCAGCGACTCCTTCATCTCCTCGATGCGGATGCGGAAGCGCCCGTAGGAGTCGGAGGTGTCCCAGGTGGGCACCTCGAAGTCGTAGGTCTCGTAGCCGCAGTAGGGCTGCGACTTGCGCAGGTCCCACGGCAGGCCGGTCGAGCGCAGCACCGGGCCGGTGAGGCCCAGCGCCATGCAGCCGGCGAGGTCGAGGTACCCGACGCCGACGGTGCGGCCCTTGAAGATCGGGTTCTCGTTGCAGAACGCCTCGTAGGAGCCGATGTGGTCCCACATCCAGCGCAGGTACTCGCGGATGCTCTCGACCGCGCCGGGCGGGAGGTCCTGCGCGACGCCGCCGGGGCGGATGTACGCGCTGTTCATCCGCAGGCCGGTGATCAGCTCGAACAGGTCCAGCGTGCGCTCACGCTCGCGGAACCCGTTGGTCATGAGGGTGAGCGCGCCCATCTCCATGCCGCCGGTCGCGATGCAGACCAGGTGCGACGAGATGCGGTTGAGCTCCATCATCATGACCCTGATGACGTTGGCCCGCTCCGGGATGTCGTCGGTGATGCCGAGCAGCTTCTCGACGCCCAGCACGTACGCGGCCTCGTTGAAGAACGGGGACAGGTAGTCCATGCGGGTCACGAACGTGACCCCCTGGGTCCACGTCCGGTACTCCATGTTCTTCTCGATGCCGGTGTGCAGGTAGCCGATGCCGCACCGGGCCTCGGTGACGGTCTCGCCGTCGAGCTCGAGGATGAGCCGGAGCACGCCGTGCGTCGACGGGTGCTGCGGGCCCATGTTGACGACGATGCGCTCCTCGCCGGCGGCGGCCGCGCCGACCACGTCGTCCCAGTCCTGACCGGTGACGGTGTAGACCGGGCCCTCGGTGGTCTCGCGGACGCCCGCGTACGGGTCGTCGGTGTCGTCGCCGGCCGGGGTGAAGGTGACGTCCTGCTGGCTCATCAGTTGTACGCCCTCCGCTCGTCCGGCGGCGCGATGGTCGCGCCCTTGTACTCCACGGGGATGCCTCCGAGCGGGTAGTCCTTGCGCTGCGGGTGCCCCGGCCAGTCGTCCGGCATCTGGATGCGGGTGAGGGACGGGTGGCCGTCGAAGATGATCCCGAAGAAGTCGTACGTCTCGCGCTCGTGCCAGTTGGCCGACGGGTACGTGTGGACGATCGACGGGACGTGCGGGTCGTCCTCGGGGCAGGTGACCTCGAGGTTGACCCGGCGGTTGTGGGTGATCGAGAGCAGCTGGATGACGACGTGCAGCTCGCTGCCGGTCTCCTCCGGGTAGTGCACGCCGTTGACGCCCATGCACAGCTCGAACCGCAGCGCGGGGTCGTCGCGGAACGTCCGGGCGACCTCGGCCAGCTTCTCGCGCGTCACGAAGAAGGTGATCTGGCCGCGGTCGACCAGCACCTTCGCGAACGCGTCGCTGTCGGTGCTGCCGGCCTCCTGCAGGGCGGCGCTGACGTCGTCGCCGAGCTTCTCCAGCTCGTCCGGCCACGGGCGCGGGGTGGAGCCGCCGCGGACCGGGTTGGCGTCGCGGACCACGAGCCGGCCGTAGCCGGAGGTGTCGCCGCTGCCGTCGTAGGCGCCGAACATGCCGCGCCGCGACGGGTGCTCCGGCGGGAGGGCCGGGCCCTCGGGCTCGGCCGGGAGCGACTCCTCCTCGGGCTCCGCGTCGGGCGGGGCGCCGCCGGTGGTGACCTCTTCCTTCGACGGCTCGTCGGGACCGCCGCCGGGCTCGGCCGCCTTACCGGGCTGGTCGATGGGGCTGGTCTCGACGCGGGTCCGCGAGGCCTCCTCGACCTCTTCCGGATCCTGCTTGCCGCTCTGCGGGTCGTTCTCGCTCACCGGAGCAGGCCCTTCATCTCGTGCGTGGCCTCGGCCCGCAGCGCCAGCTGCTCAGCCTCGGCGTCGGCCGCGACCTTGTGCGCGCCCAGCTTGGTGTGCTGGATCTGGTCGTGCAGCTTGAGGATCGCGTCGATCAGCATCTCCGGCCGCGGCGGGCAGCCGGGCAGGTAGACGTCGACCGGCACGACGTGGTCGACGCCCTGGACGATCGCGTAGTTGTTGAACATGCCGCCGGACGACGCGCAGACGCCCATCGACAGCACCCACTTCGGGTTCGCCATCTGGTCGTAGATCTGCCGCAGCACCGGCGCCATCTTCTGGCTCACCCGGCCGGCGACGATCATCAGGTCGGCCTGGCGCGGCGAGGCACGGAAGACCTCCATGCCGAACCGGGCGGAGTCGTGCCGGGGACCGCCGAACGCCATCATCTCGATGGCGCAGCAGGCCAGGCCGAACGTCGCCGGCCAGACCGAGCCTTTGCGGAGGTAGCCGAGCAGGTTCTCCATGGTCGCCAGGAGGACCCCGGACGGCAGCTTCTCTTCAACACCCATGATTCGCCTCCGCTAGTCCCAGTCGAGCCCGCCGCGCCGCCACTCGTAGATGAACGGCACGGTGATCAGGAAGATGAACGTCACCATCGCGACGAAGCCGAAGAGCCCGAGGTGGTCGAAGCGGACCGCCCACGGGTACAGGAAGATGATCTCGATGTCGAAGATGATGAACGTCATCGCGGTCAGGTAGTACTTGACCGGGAACCGGCCGCCGCCCACGGGCTGCGGCGTCGGCTCGATGCCGCACTCGTAGGAGTCCAGCCGGGCCCGGTTGTACCGCTTCGGGCCGGCCACCACGGAGAAGGCTACCGAGCCCACCGCGAAGACCGCAGCGAGCAGGATGAGCCCGAGGATCGGTGCGTAGGCGTTCACGCCGGGCCACTCCTCTGCACTGAGTTCAGCAAGACGTCCTGCATGGTGCTCCTCACGCCGCGGGGGCGAGTCGGGTCATCGCGTTGATGACGCGGTCGTACACGTCGCCGTCGCGGTGGTCGGTCAGGTTGGCCAGCAGCTTCAGCGTGAACTTCATCAGCCAGGGCCGCGGGAGGCCGTGGTTCCGGGCGATTCTCATGATCCGTGGGTCACCGATCAATCTGACGAAGATGCGGCCGAGCGTGAAGTAGCCACCGTGTTCGTGCTTCAGCGCCGCAGGATAGCCCTGCAGCACCCGCTCCCGACCGGCGGCATCCCGGGAGAGCGCGTCGGCGACGACGGTCGCGGCCAGGCCGGCCGCCTCCATCGCGTAGTCGATGCCTTCGCCGTTGAAGGGGTTGACCATGCCGCCGGCGTCGCCGACCAGGAGCAGCCCACGACTGTAGTGGGGCTGGCGGTTGAATCCCATCGGCAACGCCGCGCTGCGGATGTCACCGACCTGGTTCTCGTCGGTGAAGCCCCATTCCGGCGGCGTCTGCGCCGCCCAGCGGCGCAGCATGTCCTTGTAGTCGACCCGCCCGAACGCCTTCGAGGTGTTGGTGATGCCGAGGCCGACGTTGCTGGTGCCGTTGCCGGTGCCGAAGATCCAGCCGTAGCCGGGCAGCAGATCGCGCCCGCCGGCGTCGTTCTCGGCCCACAGCTCCAGCCAGGACTCCATCCAGTCGTCGTCGTGGCGCGGCGTCTTGTAGTACGTGCGGACGGCGACGGCCATCGGGCGGTCGTCGCGCTTGTGGATGCCCATCGCCGTCGACAGCCGCGACGACGTCCCGTCGGCGGCTACCACGAGCGGGGCGCGATAGGTGACGGCGTCGCCGGCGGCCCGTCCGCGCTCGTCCAGCGGCTTCGCGGTGACGCCCACGATGCGGCCGGTGCGGTCGTCGAGCACCGGCGCGATGACGTTGATGCGCTCGTGCAGCCGGGCGCCGGCGGATGCGGCGTGCCGGGCCAGCAGCTCGTCGAAGTCGGTGCGGGTGCGGACCAGGCCGTAGTCGGGGTAGCTGGCCAGTTCCGGCCACGGCAGGTGCAGCCGCATGCCGCCGCCGATGATGCGCAGGCCCTGGTTGCGGATCCAGCCCGGCGCGCTGGTGTCGACGCCCATGCGGACCAGCTGCCGGACGGCGCGCGGCGTCAGGCCGTCGCCGCAGACCTTGTCGCGCGGGAACGACGCCTTCTCGAGGAGCAGCACGTCCAGCCCGGACCGGGCCAGGTGGTAGGCCGTGGTCGAGCCGGCCGGCCCGGCGCCGACGACGATGACGTCGGCCTCGCCGGCGGTGCGGGTCGGGGCGCTCGGTCGGGTGCGACCAGTGCGCTGGCTCATCGACGGATCCTCGGTGTGCGTGTCACTGTTCGGTTCGTGGCGGCACGCTCGTGAATTCGTTCACGAGCGCACACTCGATCCCAAGTGTAGGGGTTGCCTGTCGTGTCACTCACCCCGGGTCACCCCCTCTGACCTGCGGATTTACGCAGCAACAACGTTGCGTAATTCGCTTCGGCCGGCGCCTGCCGACGACCAGGGCACCGAGGTGGCGACGTGCCCGGTCAGCGGCCGTGTCACCGTCCCGACGCACCACCCTGGCTGGGCACAGCTTGGTAAGGCTGGTCACCGCTCGGAATCGTGCATTCCGGGCGTCGGGACGGTGACCAGCCGTGCCAAGGCGATGGCCAGCCGTGCCAAGGCCCGACCCCGGCCCCCGGCCATGCCGTCAGGGTTTCACGGCGTGATGCAGCGCGACGATGCCGGCGCTGAGGTTGCGCCAGCGGACGTCGGACCAGCCGGCCTCGCCCAGCCACTCGGCCAGGCCGGCCTGGTCCGGCCAGGCGCGGATGGACTCGGCCAGATAGACGTACGCGTCGGGGCTGCTGGACACGCGGCGGGCGACCGGCGGCAGCGCGCGCATCAGGTACTCGACGTAGACCTTGCGGAACGGCGCGAACGCCGGGTGGCTGAACTCGCAGACCACGAGCCGGCCGCCGGGCCGGGTGACGCGCAGCAGTTCGCGCAGCGCCGCGACCGGGTCGTGCACGTTGCGCAGGCCGAAGGAGATCGTCACCGCGTCGAAGGCGTCGCCGGCGAACGGGAGCCGGGTGGCGTCACCGGCCACGAACGGCAGGTCGGCACGCGTGCGCCGTCCGGTCCGCAGCATGCCGAGGGAGAAGTCGCACGGCACGACGAACGCGCCGCGGGCCCGGAACGGCTCGCTGGAGGTGCCGGTGCCGGCGGCGAGGTCGAGCACCCGCTCGCCCGGACCGGCCCCGACCGCCGCGACGACGGCCCGCCGCCAGGCGCGGTCCTGGCCGAGCGAGAGCACGTCGTTGGTGCGGTCGTACTTCTCGGCGACGTCGTCGAACATCGCCGCCACCTCGTGCGGCTGCTTGTCCAAGGAGGCCCGGGTCACGCTCGCTACTTTAGTCGGACGCGGTGTGACGCAGTGTGACGCGGTAGACCGCGGTACGACGTCGGGCCGGCCGTACGCTTGGTGGTCGTGACGACGCTGCCCGCCTCCGCGCCGATGGTCGTGCGCACCACGGAGGTCCCCGACCCGGGGCCGCTGCTGGAGCTGCTGCCCGAGGACACCCCGATGGCCTGGGTCCGGCGCGGTGAAGGCGTCGTCGGGTGGGGGCAGGCGGCCCGGTTCGACACCATCGGCGCCAACCGGTTCGTCGCCGCCGACCGGTGGTGGCGGCGCATGGTCGGCACCGCCGTCGTCCGCGACGAGGTGCGGCTGCCCGGCACCGGCCCAGTGGCGTTCGGCTCGTTCGCCTTCGCCGACGTCCCCGGCTCGTCGTCGCTGGTCCTCCCTGACACCGTCGTCGGGCACCGCTCCGGGCGCTGGTGGGTGACGACGATCGACGTCACCGGCAACCTGCCCGGCGGAGCGGCCCTGCCCCCCGTCTCACCGGCGCGGCGACCCGTCGACGTCGCGTACGCCGACGGCGGGCACAGCGGCGGCGAGTGGGAGGCGATCGTCGCCGAGGCGGTGCGCCGCATCACCGCAGGCGAGCTGGAGAAGGTCGTGCTGGCGCGCGACCTCATCGCCGAGAGCCCGTCGCCGATCGACATCCGGTGGCCGCTGCGGCGGCTGTCGGACGGCTACCCGCACTGCTGGACGTTCAGCGTCGACGGCATGATCGGCGCGACGCCCGAGTTGCTCGTGCGGCGCGAGCGCGGCCTCGTCACGTCGCGCGTCCTCGCCGGCACCATCCGCCGCACCGGCGACGACGAGCACGACCTCGCGCTGGCCGCGTCGCTGGCGCGGTCCAGCAAGGACCTCGAGGAGCACGAGTACGCCGTCCGCTCCGTCGCCGACGCGCTGGCACCGTTCTGCTCCAGCATGAACGTGCCCGAGTCGCCGTTCGTGCTGCACCTGCCGAACGTCATGCACCTCGCCACCGACCTCGCCGGCGTCACCGACTCCGACGCGTCGTCGCTGGCGCTGGCCGCCGCGTTGCACCCGTCGGCGGCGGTCGGCGGCACCCCCACGGACGTCGCGCTGGAGGTCATCCTCGAGATCGAGGGCCTCGACCGCGCCCGCTACGCCGGCCCCGTCGGCTGGATGGACGCCCGCGGCGACGGCGAGTGGGGCATCGCGCTGCGCTCGGCCGAGGTGTCCGGCTCGCGGCTGCGCCTCTTCGCCGGCTGCGGCATCGTCGCCGGCTCCGACCCCGCCGCCGAGCTCGCCGAGAGCGTCGCCAAGCTGGTCCCCATGCGCGACGCCCTCTCCTCCTGACCCCCACCATCCCAAGTTGATCTTGGAGTTCTTCGGCAATCGCGGTCCGATTTGCCGGATAGATACCCGCAGAACTCCAAGATCAACTTCGGCGTGGGGTTCAGCCGAGGGCGGCGGCGACCGCGTCACGGAGGCGGGCGTGCAGGTCGCGCAGGGCGGCGCGAGCGACCGGCACCTCGAGCACGCTGCGCCCCGTCACCGGCTCGGCCAGGGCCGACCCCAGCGACGCGCCGTCGGTGACGCGGCGGTGCGCGACCCCATAGCCGGCGCACAGCGACGCGAGGTCCGCGCCGTGCGGGGTGCCGAAGACGCGCTCGAACCGGTCCGCGTGCGCCGGGTCGCCGTGTTCGAGCAGCGCGAAGATGCCGCCGCCGTCGTCGTTGACGACGACGATCTGCAGGTCGGGCCGGTCCTCCAGCGGGCCGATGAGCAGGCCGCCGATGTCGTGCAGGAAGGTGAGGTCGCCGACCAGCGCGCGGACGGGCGCGCCGGTCGCCAGCGCCACGCCGGTCGCCGTCGACAGGGTGCCGTCGATGCCGGCCAGGCCGCGGTTGGCCAGCACGGGCCCGGCGTCGTCAACGGCGGAGGCGGGTGCCGCCGCGAGGTCGAGGTCGCGGATCGGGTTCGACGAGCCCGCGACCAGGGTCTGGCCCGGCCGCCGCGCCGCCCAGACCAGCGCGGCCACGGCCGGTCCGGACAGCGGCCCGGCCGTCAGGACCCCGTCGACGGCGTCCTGGGCGGCCTTGGCGGCCCGCTGCCAGCACGTCAGCCACTCCCCGTCGTCGGCGTGAGCGTCAGCCGCGACCGCCGGGACCACCCGCGCCGCCCGGCGGCCGGGGTCGATCCAGTCCGGACCACGCGCGGCGACGACGACCACCTCGGCCGACTCCCGTGCCAGCAGCGCGCTGACCGGCCGCGACAGCGTCGCGTGCCCGAACACGACGACCCGCTCGACGAGGCCGCCGAGCTCGGGCCGCTCCAGCAGCAGCCGGTACGGGCCGACGGCGTTCGTGCCGGACCTGGCGCCCGACGACGGCTCGGCGAGCAGGGGTAGACCGGCCGCCTCGGCGTACGTCCGCGCGTCCGTACCCGCACCGTCGCCGGCGACCACGACCGTCCGCGGCCCAGCGTCCAGCACCGACGGCTCCCCCGCCGGTCCGGCAGCGGCCACGTCCACGGCGCCGTCGGACGACGCCGGCCAGGACGCGTCGTCGTCCGGGACGAGCGGCTCGCGGAAGGCGAGGTCGAGGTGGACGGGGCCGGCGAAGCCCGAGCGCGTACCGACCGCGGCCGCGACGGCGCGGGCCAGCAGCGCCCGCAGGTCGGCGTCCTCCCCCGCGCGTCCGTACGAGGCGGGCACGTCGGCGAAGAACCGGACCGCGGACCCGAACAGCCGCACCTGGTCGGTGGTCTGGTTGGCACCGGTGCCGCGCAGCTCGTGCGGCCGGTCGGCGGTGAGCAGCAGCAGCGGCACCCCCGAGTGCGACGCCTCCAGCACCGCGGGGTGCAGGTTCGCCGCTGCGGTGCCGGACGTCGTGACGACGGCGACCGGCCCGGCCACCCGGGCCAGCCCGAGCGCGGTGAACGCGGCGACCCGCTCGTCGACGCGCACGTGCAACCGCAGGTCGCCGCGCGCGGACGCCGTCGCCAGCGCGTGCGCGAGCGGTGCGGACCGCGAGCCCGGGGCCAGCACGACGTGCCTGACGCGGTGCCGGACCAGCTCGGTGACCAGCGTGCGGGCCGCCCAGGTCGAGGGGTTCACGTACTCGATTCTGCCCTGCGGTCGCGCCACGCCCGCTGCTTGGCCCGATTGCCGCAGACCTGCATGGAGCACCACTTGCCCGACCGCGCCCGCGACTCGTCGTAGAACGCCCACCGGCAGGTGTCGTCGACGCACACCTTGAGCCGCGACCACGTCCCGTCCGCCATCGCGTCGCCGACCAGCGCGAGCAGCCCGCCGATCGCGCCGTCGACCCCGCCGGCCGACGGACGCGGCCGCCAGCCGTCGCGGGCGGTGAGGGTCGCGGTGAGCCGGGCGCGGCCGGCCGCCTCGTTGAGGACGGCGAGAGCGGCGGCCGGGATCGGGTCGCCGTCGTGGTTGGCGGCCAGCGTCTCGCGCAGCGCCTCGCGGACGGCGACCGCGTGGGCCAGCTCGGCCGGGCCGGCGCCCACTCCTGGGCCCGCATCGTCCAGCAGGTCCGCGCTGGTCAGCCACTCGACCAGGTCGCCCGGCGTAGCCAGCGCGTCCGTCGCCGCGTCGACGTCGAGCGTGTTGACGAAGCGCCGGACCGTCTCGAGCCGGCCGGGCGCCGGCGTGGTGGCTCCGGACATGTCACCGAGCATAACCCTCTTGCGGAATTCATTGGTTACTCCCTAACCTGTGAATTCATGACAGCGGTTACGGCTAGTCGAGGCGCCTGGGACAGCCGCGACTTCCGCCGGCTCTGGACCGGCTCGGCGGCGTCGACGTTCGGCTCCGAGGTCGCGGAGCTGGCCGTGCCGCTGCTGGCGATCGGCGTGCTGGCGGCGACGCCGGGCGAGCTGGGCGCGTTGCGGACGGCCCAGTTCCTGCCGTTCCTGCTGGCCACACTGCCGCTCGGGCTGCTGGTGGACCGTCGGCGCCGGCTGCCGCTGATGATCGGCGCCGACGTCGGCCGGTTCGCGCTGATCCTCGTCATCCCGATCGCGGTCTGGGCCGGATTCGCGCAGATCGAGCTGCTATACGGAGTGATGTTCCTGGCCGGCGTACTGACGGTGCTGTACCAGGTCGCGGACTTCGCGTTCGTGCCGGAGATCGTGACGCCGCACCAGCTGGTCGACGCGAACGGGAAACTGGCGGCGGCGCAGTCGGCGAACGAGATCGGCGCCCGCGGCTTCGGCGGGCTGCTCGTGCAGGCGGCCTCGGGGCCGGTCGCGATGCTGGTCAACGCGCTGACGTACCTGGTGTCGGCGCTCAGCCTGCGCGGCATCGCGGTCGTCGAGACGGCCCGCCCGCCGGCGTCGTCCCGCCCGTCGTGGGCCGAGGTGACGGCGGGGCTGCGCGAGGCGCTGCGCAACCGGTTCATCCGCTCCCTGCTCGGCGAGGCGACCACGTTCAACCTGTTCAACGAGGTCTTCATCCTCGGGCTGATGCTGTTCACGGTGCGCGAGGTCGGGCTCAGTCCGGTGCAGCTCGGCATCGTGTTCACCGCGGGCGGGGTCGGCTCGTTCCTCGGCGCCTGGTTCGGGTCGCGGGTGACCGGCCGGTTCGGCTACGGGCGGGTGCTGCTGATCACGCTGGTGCTCGGCAACACCGCGCCCGCGCTGGTCGCACTGACCGGCACTGACGTCGTCGGGGTCCTGGTGCTGTTCTGCGCGGTGTTCGTGGTGATGGGCGTCGGGATCGGCATCGCCAATGTGCACGCGGTGACGTTGCGCCAGGCGGCGCTGCCGGAGTCGCTACGTGGCCGGGTGAACGCGGCGTACCGGCTGATCTCGTGGGGCGCGATCCCGGTGGGCGCGTCGCTCGGCGGCGTGCTGGCCGGCGTCACGGACGGGCGGACGGCGATGGTGGCCGGCGCGTTCGGCATGGCCTTGGCGACGCTGTGGGTGGCGTTCTCGCCGGTGCGCCGGCTCGCGTCGATCGACGAGGCCGCCCGGCTGTCGCGGACCGGCTGACCGCGCGCCGGCCGTCAAGTCTGCGGCTGCTCGGCCGGCGGCGCCTCGTCCTCGGAGACCTGCCGCAGCCAGGTGAAGCCGGTGTTGCTGCCCTGGCAAGTCTGCAGGACGATGTCGCACTCGTCGCCGCAGGTCCAGTTCGACGCGGAGCCGAGCGCGGAGCCGCGGCCCTGCGCGATGACGCGGTCGACGACCTCGTACAGGCCGGTGAACTCGCCCTCGAGCTGGACGAACGTGCCGGTCGGGATGGAGTTCCACCACGAGTTGCCGA is from Jiangella alkaliphila and encodes:
- the nuoF gene encoding NADH-quinone oxidoreductase subunit NuoF — protein: MSDNVLTPVLTARWDQSDAFTRRNYEKADGYKALRRALQRKPEDLVEIVKDSGLRGRGGAGFPTGMKWSFIPKDSPKPTYLVVNADESEPGTCKDIPLMLADPHVLVEGVIITSYAIGAKHAFIYVRGEVLHVFRRVLNAVAEAYEAGYLGQDILGSGFDLDIVVHAGAGAYICGEETALLDSLEGRRGQPRLKPPFPAVAGLYASPTVINNVETIASVPSIVAGGAEWFRGMGTEKSPGYGIFSLSGHVTNPGQYEAPLGITLRELLDLAGGMRAGHELKFWTPGGSSTPLLTAEHLDVPLDFEGMTGAGSLLGTRALQIFDDTTCVVRATERWIEFYKHESCGKCTPCREGFWWMVQILERLEKGDGTEADLDKLLDMSDNIAGRSFCALADGGVAPVISSIQHFRDEYIAHFEHGGCPFDPAASTLFSQELGAKA
- the nuoE gene encoding NADH-quinone oxidoreductase subunit NuoE; this encodes MTDVNETQAGPAPLDDTVRAEMAEIIARYPEPRSALLPMLHLVQAHQGYVSPEGIELCAEVLDITEAEVAAVATFYTMYKRRPVGDYHVGVCTNTLCAVMGGDAIWADLSEYLGVGHDETTDDGKVSLERVECNAACDYAPVMMVNWEFMDNQTPQSARDLVDRLRGGEEVHSTRGPRICTWKQAERVLAGFPDGLATEGVAAGPASVVGLELAHENGWTAPEGGQRELGGSKK
- a CDS encoding NADH-quinone oxidoreductase subunit D, with amino-acid sequence MSQQDVTFTPAGDDTDDPYAGVRETTEGPVYTVTGQDWDDVVGAAAAGEERIVVNMGPQHPSTHGVLRLILELDGETVTEARCGIGYLHTGIEKNMEYRTWTQGVTFVTRMDYLSPFFNEAAYVLGVEKLLGITDDIPERANVIRVMMMELNRISSHLVCIATGGMEMGALTLMTNGFRERERTLDLFELITGLRMNSAYIRPGGVAQDLPPGAVESIREYLRWMWDHIGSYEAFCNENPIFKGRTVGVGYLDLAGCMALGLTGPVLRSTGLPWDLRKSQPYCGYETYDFEVPTWDTSDSYGRFRIRIEEMKESLKIVEQCLDRLEPGPVMVGDKKIAWPAQLAIGSDGMGNSLDHIRHIMGESMEALIHHFKLVTEGFRVPAGEVYLPIESPRGELGAHVVSDGGTRPWRVHFRDPSFNNLQAVPAMCEGSMVADVIVAVASLDPVMGGCDR
- a CDS encoding NADH-quinone oxidoreductase subunit C, giving the protein MSENDPQSGKQDPEEVEEASRTRVETSPIDQPGKAAEPGGGPDEPSKEEVTTGGAPPDAEPEEESLPAEPEGPALPPEHPSRRGMFGAYDGSGDTSGYGRLVVRDANPVRGGSTPRPWPDELEKLGDDVSAALQEAGSTDSDAFAKVLVDRGQITFFVTREKLAEVARTFRDDPALRFELCMGVNGVHYPEETGSELHVVIQLLSITHNRRVNLEVTCPEDDPHVPSIVHTYPSANWHERETYDFFGIIFDGHPSLTRIQMPDDWPGHPQRKDYPLGGIPVEYKGATIAPPDERRAYN
- a CDS encoding NuoB/complex I 20 kDa subunit family protein, whose amino-acid sequence is MGVEEKLPSGVLLATMENLLGYLRKGSVWPATFGLACCAIEMMAFGGPRHDSARFGMEVFRASPRQADLMIVAGRVSQKMAPVLRQIYDQMANPKWVLSMGVCASSGGMFNNYAIVQGVDHVVPVDVYLPGCPPRPEMLIDAILKLHDQIQHTKLGAHKVAADAEAEQLALRAEATHEMKGLLR
- a CDS encoding NADH-quinone oxidoreductase subunit A: MNAYAPILGLILLAAVFAVGSVAFSVVAGPKRYNRARLDSYECGIEPTPQPVGGGRFPVKYYLTAMTFIIFDIEIIFLYPWAVRFDHLGLFGFVAMVTFIFLITVPFIYEWRRGGLDWD
- a CDS encoding geranylgeranyl reductase family protein; the protein is MSQRTGRTRPSAPTRTAGEADVIVVGAGPAGSTTAYHLARSGLDVLLLEKASFPRDKVCGDGLTPRAVRQLVRMGVDTSAPGWIRNQGLRIIGGGMRLHLPWPELASYPDYGLVRTRTDFDELLARHAASAGARLHERINVIAPVLDDRTGRIVGVTAKPLDERGRAAGDAVTYRAPLVVAADGTSSRLSTAMGIHKRDDRPMAVAVRTYYKTPRHDDDWMESWLELWAENDAGGRDLLPGYGWIFGTGNGTSNVGLGITNTSKAFGRVDYKDMLRRWAAQTPPEWGFTDENQVGDIRSAALPMGFNRQPHYSRGLLLVGDAGGMVNPFNGEGIDYAMEAAGLAATVVADALSRDAAGRERVLQGYPAALKHEHGGYFTLGRIFVRLIGDPRIMRIARNHGLPRPWLMKFTLKLLANLTDHRDGDVYDRVINAMTRLAPAA
- a CDS encoding demethylmenaquinone methyltransferase; its protein translation is MTRASLDKQPHEVAAMFDDVAEKYDRTNDVLSLGQDRAWRRAVVAAVGAGPGERVLDLAAGTGTSSEPFRARGAFVVPCDFSLGMLRTGRRTRADLPFVAGDATRLPFAGDAFDAVTISFGLRNVHDPVAALRELLRVTRPGGRLVVCEFSHPAFAPFRKVYVEYLMRALPPVARRVSSSPDAYVYLAESIRAWPDQAGLAEWLGEAGWSDVRWRNLSAGIVALHHAVKP